The sequence below is a genomic window from Monodelphis domestica isolate mMonDom1 chromosome 2, mMonDom1.pri, whole genome shotgun sequence.
GTACAATGTTTACCAAAGGTAGCTCACCACTGACTTTTCATTAGATGATTTCTTATTAATAAGTTGCAGAAAAATTAGTAATTTTATTATGAACATAGTTAAATCATATGAGGAGAGGATTTTTCTAATATTTGAGCAGCTAATTCAACAAATGCATTTAGGTAAAATTTATCTAATGAAGCAggttatttttacatattaagaGACTAGTCCTCCAAGCTCTCATTTCTTgttcttattattttcttcttcatctgaGAGCGATTCTAGATGTTGCAAATAAGAGGAACCTAGAcattaactaaatgattttgattttattacaGTGTTCAGTTACTATGAtgctattgaattttttttttggaaatttctaagtcatctagtccaaatattATTCAGTCAGTTGCCTACAGAGACCTTGCAAGAGTAACATGTTTGAATCCAGAAATCAATTATGAATCCTTGAAAAACTTGTATATTTCTGATAGCAATTTGTTTTCAAGTTTGAAAAACTATCCTAAATTTTGTTTCTGAGATAATCAGCTAGTTGGTAGATGTGTGGTGGtatctcacagttgttttaatttgcatttctttaatcaatagtgatttgtagcatttttagaTGACTATGGGATAGTTTTAATTACTTCCCATGAAAATTTCCTGTTTATATTTTTtacccatttttcagatggggaatgttttttattcttatacatttgacctAATTCtccatatatatttgagaaatggtgATTTTGTCAGAGACACTCACTATAATTTTTACTCAAAATTAGTTTTTTCTCTTATAATCTTGTTGCACTGGTTTTATCTGTATgaaatacttttaatttaatgtaatcagaatcatgtatttcattttctttggacataaattcttcctttatctataagtctaacaggtaaacttttccatgttcccctaatttgcctATAAtgttaccctttatttctagagcaagtatccattttgactatcCTCCTGTATAGTATGAGATCTTGGTCCATTCCTAAtctctgccatattgttttctagttttcctagcagttttttttttaaatagtgagttttttcccccaaagcttgGATTTTTATGTTTATTGAACACTTACGTTACTACAGATGCACTCTGTCCACTGCTCTACCTTGCTGCCTCTATTTAATGAACTATGATTAGATAATTCCTTTTgcaattttaataaatcttatctcTGACACAAGCTGGGCATTTGGCACTGTATATGATGTTAAATTTCTGCAATGTGTGGATGAGTTTTGctaaattgtattttttccttttctcttttttattacagTAGGGAATTTCATGGTCAGATATGTAcccaaggaaaatcacttttgttgTAAGGTTGAAGTAGACTGGAAAAAGTCAAGACTTTAAGTAGAGGAATTAATTAGAAGGCCATTATGATCATCTAAAAGAGAGGCGATGAGGGGCAAATGAGAGCAGTAAATGTTTAACTGGAGAAAAGGGTACCTATACATAGATAGATGTGTAGTATTTCATTTCTTGAAGgtagggaatttttttattttgtctttgtaacacAAACACAATGAAttcaatttaatatatatgtCATAAAAATTTGGTTGATTGGATAAAAACTAACACCATGCTTGGAGTTTTCCATCATATTAAAAACCTGCTAAATGTATGCTCTACAGACGAATATTTTCaaagccaggccacctccaggcTACCTCCAGGCCACAGTGAAGTATCAGAGCAGCCCTTTTTGCCCCCATGATGAAATTGACTTGtacaataaatatttcaataagTTTTGCAGTTTCCCTCTTGTGGAAGTCTCCCATATCCCTAATAATTTcaaattcccatttttcaggTTTTTTCCTGCTCCATAATGTCTACTTGAtgtcaaacaaaaagaaataccaTACTTATTCCATCGATTGATAGatcatgaataaattaatgaaaaaagaattataacTCCCCATCCTGCATTCTCTCATCTGAAAAATCTTGACTTACATGCCCCTGAAAAAAGGTCATTCACCAAGAATTCCTCTTAGGTGATCcttgttttctttactttttaaaaatttattcatttatttatttatttagaatatttttccatggttacatgattcatgatttttctcacccCTCTTCCTCCCCCGTCCAGGACCTGCCAAGCAATTGCACTGTGTAATATGTGTATCATTGTtgaaaacctatttacatattatttatatttgcaaaagaataatcttttaatGTCAATATCTCGGTCATATCCCCATCTAAATATGTGaccaatcatgtgtttttcttctgcttttctactctcatagttctttctgtggatgtggatggcattctttctcataagttcctctgactatcacattcgattgtgccacaatgtatcagactctgtgtacaatgttctcctggttctgttcctttcatttcacatcaattcttggaggtctttccaatggTGATCCTCCTTTTCAAGGCAAAATGACACCCATTGCATTGTATTCTCCATTAATTGACTCCTTTAACTTCCCCAATGTCTTATTTATTCCTGATGTCTTGCTCTCTGATGTCTGCTCCATTGCTGACTACAAACATGTTTATGTTTCACTATTCTTAAAAAGCCCTCACTTAATTTGTGCAATCTCACTATTGTCAATCTATGTTTCTCCTCCCtcttgtggctaaactccttgagaaagtttTCAACAATCAGTTCTTCTCATTCCCCTTTTAACTCTctgtactttcttttcttttcctttttttcttgtggAAGTCAAGATGACTTTTTTCAATTAGtttaatgttgttgtttttttaaccatttaCATGCAATATCAAGTCATCACATAAGATTTCCCAAGTTATATTATtgaatttatctccctccctcacttcccttccccttcctggagctaGCAGACAATTTGATCTGGCTTATACGTGTGTACTTTGTTTTCTAACTACATGATTTATTAGAAAATAGGCTCATCAAAATAACCAGTGATCTCTAGATTGACAAATCTAGTGAACTTTTATTGATCCTTGTCCTTTCTGACAACTCTGTACCCTTTGACTCTGTGAATAACCATTTTCTCATTGATACACTCTTTTGCCTAGCTTTTTTTTTACAACTCTgttctctcctagttctcctcctGCTTGTCAGAAAACTCCTACTTAATATCCTTTGATGGATCTTTGTCTAGTCATAGCTACTTACTGTGGGTATTTCTCAAGGCTCTATCCTGGACATCCTTCTTGTATCTCTATTATTTTGCTTGGTAAACTCATTATTTCCCATAGATTCAAGTatcatttctatgctgatgaCTCTCAGATTTGCTTCTCCATCTTCAATGTCTCTTCTGACATTCTGATATCATACacgcgcacgcgcacacacacacacacacaaacacacacgcacacacagagGATATCTTGAAGTGAATGATCTGGATATCCCAATTTCTCAAAAATTAAACTTGCTATCTTTCCTAGGTGAATTTTTAGAGGCTGTCCTAAATACCTTTGTCAGTGCCTTCAGCCTGCCAGAGTTACTGACAATTTATCTGGCATATGTTTTCTACAGATATAGTTGTTTGTCTGTTGTCTCCTGTATTAGAATGTGAGGTCCTTGAGAAAAAGagcttttcccctcttttatttaTATCCTATGTGCTTAGCAAAATAATTAGAATttactacttaataaatgcttattgatttcaCTTGTTGATCTCTGCATTTTACCAATCATGAAGAAAAAGGTGAAAAATATGTCCAAGGGgttataaaattatgcataccttTTGTCCAAGCAATAGTCCTTCTAGCACCCtacaccaaaaacaaaaaaggaaaaataaaaggacccacatgttcaaaaatattgaaagttaatctttttgttgtggcaaaagactgaaaactgaggagatgcccattaattagggaatggttgaatgaGTTGAGGCATATGattacaatggaatactattatactaaaataaatgaggaagaggatggtttcagaaaactcCAGAAAAATGCATACAaatttatgcaaagtgaagtgagcagaacaagacagatagtaaaagaaatattgtaataatttttaatgattgtaaattaataatattgtaataaaataaataactgtaaaactgatcaatacaataGTTCATAACAACTGCAAAAGACTTCAGTGAAAACATGCTAAGTAAAGAGAGACAATGGATGGATCTTGACTGAAGACTGTAGTatatctttcattatttttcttccccccctgCCTGGCAACATGACTATTGTGAAAGTGTgctttatatcacttcatatgtGTAATTggtattctatttcttgctttctcgTTAGTTGGGAGTGGGGTGAAGGgcaagagaaaatttggaacaaaaattaaaaataaaataattcatcaaaaaatagaaaaagaaagatgtagACAGGAGGAATGATAACTTCTTTCAAAAATTCCCCCGATTTTATTGTAGGAAGAAACCTGTGTTCTATGGATCACTGAGCTTCTCTAGTTCAATTATTCCATATCGAATAGACTTGAGAATATATcctgtatgtatatatggaaaCAATCAGATATACAACTGTTTCGTGAGATTAGAGAAAATAACACTCACCAATGAATACATATCAACTTTGGAAAATTAATACTTTTATTAGGAAACATACAAGTGATAGTACATAACAAAGTTAGGATTTGGATAAAGCTGGAATTAACATTTTCTGTTGTCTAGACTTTTTTGAATTGTTATATGACTTATAAAATTTTGGGTAGAAACATTCTGATTTTGATCTTCTCAGCACATTGATGTACAGTTTGAATGTCAATTACAAGTCCCAGAGCTGGtagaatctttcttttttaatcaccaTATTAAATACTGATAGATAGTACATATtttgaagaggggaaaaaagcacgTAACATTATTGTTCACATCTTATCCTAGAGAGATAAAGATTAATCTGCATGTTCCTTTTAAAAGCCACAACTATTGGAAAAAATGGTTGGAGGGCTGGGTGTTCAGCAACAGGAGGAGCCACAGCAGGCTGGGCGGCAACAGGTGGTTCTACAGCAGGTGGTCTGGCAGCAAATAGGTCTGCAGCAGGGCTGGCAGCAGCTGGACACACAGCAGCTGGGGCGGCAGCAAGGGCGGCAGCAGCTGGACACACAGCAGCTGGGGCGGCAGCAAGGGCGGCAGCAGCTGGACACACAGCAGCTGGGGCGGCAGCAGCTGGACACACAGCAGCTAGGGCGACAGCAAGTTGTGCGGCAACAAGTAGTCTGGCAGCAGGAAGGGCGGCAGCAAGTAGGTTGGCAGCAAACAGACTGGCAGCACCTTGGTCTGCAGCAGCTGGGGCGGCAGCAGCTGGGGCGGCAGCAAGCTGGCCGACAACAAGTGGGGCGGCAGCAGGGCTGGCAGCAGCTGGACACACAGCAAGTTGGGCGGCAGCAAGTTGGGCGACAACAAGTAGTTTGGCAGCAGCTTGGTTGGCAGCACACAGACTGGCAGCAGTTTGGTCTGCAACAGCTGGGAGCACAGCAGGTCTCTTGACAGAGGTCCTGGCCACAGCTCAGGTCAGAGCAGACGGAGCCACAACAAGAGTTGACCATGGTGTCAGTGGAAGGATCTTTCAGGATTGGTTCAAGGACAGTGCTCGTGAGGATGTGGAGTATGAAAAACTTCTTGCCCCACAGTCTCTTATATACCCTCATGAATAATTGCTGTCAGCAGTTGTAGACAATTTCCTTGTTAGTGTTGATCATAATGGGTAAGAAAGCAACAGATtaaataatagattttgctcaCCAAAGAAAGCCttttttccttgaccttttgGGATTCATCATCATCTCATTAATTATCATTCCTCCCTCTAGGTCATCATTTGTGTTTTCATGTTAACTACTTTTGAAAATATCTTTCCTTGTTCAGCTCCGGTCAATCATGTGACATCCTTGTTTCAATGTTTGAGTGTGTTACACATGACTGCTTTTTTGGCATCATTCCTTGTATCATGGTGGATTTTATTCTCAACGGATGAGGACACTTTTAGAAGTTGAGGTAAGTTCTAACATATAGTCCACCTGGGACTTTTCAGTTAATGACACAGAGCCTATGTTGGGAGCCATCAAATCACAATATCTTGACAAGGACATTTGTGGAAACCAGAAAGTCACAAAGTGACTCTTTTTGCAGGATGGAATCATCCACTCAGCCCCCTCtgtatgacttctctcatcaacatcccttactaatggaaatGACATTGCATGATTGCTATCCTCTCCTtagtctcagaaaaagtaatataagagcaaaatgcttgTACAGTATTttcccaaaatatcaccaaaagaacACTCACAAATCCAGGCCCAAAAGACCATCATGAGTTAACCTTTGCTTAGGTATATAATCCCCAGCAAAAGCTGTGCCTAAAAGCTGTATCCAGAAAATCCCCTACTCCCCtgtacagaaacttattctcctaaGCTAGTACATAAATCATTAATAGGAAAGATCTGTACAAAATGCTTTGGTACACCATGCTTCATCAAGCCTCAGTGACTTAATTTTACCAACCAAAACTCTCCTTGAAAAACTCTCTAACAAACCTTGAAAAATGATCAGCCTAAtgttaaatctgaattgtgttttcaATACCCCTTTGATCTCTCAATTTCACTGCTATGATTGTTAATTGTCTATAGGATCGCTgactgattatctatttttattaaaagtaataaatgattttccttgattgtccgtaagctcaaagctcctcacaggataatgataaaattaagccacctgtgatgaaatcatttgtcTTCTGTAGAACCTTTGTGTATTGtgtatcctgtcagaatcaaCAGTTACCATACAAATgcatagaatgatctcagaatgttaatcaaacaattttttaaaagttatgtaaagataattttagcgttgtgacttaaaatctaaattttactggtcgccagggaaaatcacaaataataaaatacccaagtcagctggaaattttatggtgatttaattgatatagtggaggagattaagaagaaggaagaaggaaagggagtaggatttctcccgcctggctactaccaggtgggaagattaggagatctagaaagtaagattttgcagtgtgaaggaagaagggataagcctgacctccaaaagggctcagccaagatgcctgaacctgaatcagatcaagggcaaactcaccttGAAAcgcagacaaataactgccaccactccaagatgtcggaacacctagcatgctgccagccagagtcgcctctccagggaaagagagagaagagagccagTAACGTgtcttatatagatggttttatgtcactttcctgtgtctcatctgtaccaatgatagcttaacaTGGCTTAGGACAGACCAGGGATCTGTctactgtttctgcacatgtctgttgaaggctatttcctcagataattaaatctttgtgtatggtgcaggcatcccgaccttgttaaactgagtagggtggagaaatgtagagttcccaagacttgattctgttaaatcaagtttctccattgttactaatcaggaaatatctaaatcagatcttctaaagtacagtctgattagggtggaatagttttaaaattcacaatgaatgtatcacttatccaattatctttactCAAACATGCATGTTAAATAATGtaactgtgtgccaagaaaatgggtataaaaataaaggctaaatCTAGGCATGGCGAAGTATCCACTTCATGCAGAATCTCACCCCTGGCAGATACACACATACAGCTGCCTTCCATCTTTCATTTCTGCCTTGCTGTTGCACCTGCCAAGGACCCTCTGGAGCTGTGGGCTCAGCTGGATCTGAGGCCATGGCAGCCTACAGGGTTGTCCAATATTTAGATCACTGAAAAGTTGTTTTGTATGAATAATGAAGTCTGCATTATTTCCAGAGCCCAAAGCTAGGAAGGGACAGAATGCCTCCTCATACTTCTCAGGCCTAATGATTACTATCTTCTATACTTGATTCATAGGgaacaaataatataaacaaagggAATATGGAAAACATTGCTAGGGATTATGGAATGGTGAGCAAGAAATATGGGGATGAAGATgccatgtttattattttaagatagCCTATTGTTTTCAATGATTGCTGGTGAGATTTCAGAAGAAATAAGTAGAATTGAGAAGTGAAATTTTGGCGAAGGAGATTGTATCTGAGACTAGGCCAAAGACTTTTACCTAGGCATTTAATTCCTTCCATTGTTCCTTCTCTGATGTATCATGATATGAAGGTTATCCTGAGTACTCCAGGGCATGCCAGTGAAGCACAAACTTGACAGCTTCTATCATTTTGGAATATCTTTGTACATCCTAAATggacttccctccctcccccagaaaTAAGAATTTTGTAGGAAGAAGCTCAGCATCAATTGGTCACCTATTTAGTGATAGATTTTTCAGCAATAACAACCATAACATTATTTCTATAAACAACATCAAAATAGAAGAGGGAGTTGTAGTTAGATGAAAAGATACTTCACAAATATTCCTTAAGGAAGCAATTAAAAGAATTGATagagtgaattttatttttctctctaaggAAATTACAAATATCACTTCATGAGATATTTCTTCAAGATGAATTGAAGTATTAAGTAAAGGAATTTgctgagaaaagaaagatgaacgTGAAAATAATTGCATATATTATTTGCTGAAACACTGATGCTGCCTTTAATCTTTGAGTCTTGGAATTTGACTAATTCCTATATAGTCTCAAGACTGGAAAGATTTTATGAACTTTGATAATGTCTTCTTTTTGTTCCTTTGACATGTATAGAGACTTCtacttctcagtttcttctttttttcctcttattcattcatctatccaaTATAATTACTTGAACACAACATACATTGTATGACTGAACACTGAACTATATGAAGGGAATTGAGAGAAATATAACATTGACTTAGGCCTGTCTTCAAGGTTAGTGCATTCTatttaatttaggcaatttatatttttataaatatctgcCCATTTTGCCTAgtttgtcatatttgttgccatataaatgggcaaattagatcttaataattaccttaatgtcttcttcattagaagtgagatcaccattttcatttttgatgccattaatttgattctcttcttttaaaaattagattaaccagtacttgatctattttatttattttttctaagtaccagttcctagtcttatatattaatttaatagtttttaaattcaattttatttatttatccttccatttttaaaatttccaatttaGCTCTTATCTGGGGATTTCAAATTTGtttactttgtaatttttttttaacttgcaaccccaattcattgatctccccctctattttgttgatataggcactcagggatataaattttcccctgagtactgctttggcagtATCCCATAGATCTTGATATGTTGCCTCCTCATTGTCGTTCTCTTGGATTAAATCAGtacttgtttctatgatttgttctttgactctatagttttggagaattatttagcttccaattaattttaaatttgctgcTCCATGACCTCTTATTATTTATAACTTTATCACATTATGACCTGATAAActtgcatttttttatttctgcatGTTTGggatgtttttatgctctagtacatggccgatctttgtatatgtaccatgtgctgctgaaaagaaggtatattccttttttatccctattccattttctccagatatatattaactaaatttttttctaacatgCTATTCACTTTCCTccattcttgtttatttttttattcaattaatctcgttctgataggggaaggttgaagtCCCTCACTAGTatgattttactatctatttcctccttaagctccttaatttctcctttaaaaatctagatgctataccatttggtatataaatatttagtattgatattacttcattgtttgtaGTACCTTTTAGtaagatgtaattgccttccttatatattttaatcagatcaatttttttttttacttcagctttgTCTGATATCTGGATTGCTActcctgattttttttactttaattatgcataataaattctgctccaatctttaatctgtgtgtgtcaccctgcctcaaattagtttcttgtaaacaacatatagtaggattctggtttttaatacagtgtgctatttgcttccattttatgggtaagttcgtctcattcacatttatgattactgtgtattgtcttctatcttactttcccctttttatccttctctattccctttcactccattcttcctcaccagtgttttgctttttatcattcCCATTCTCATTTCCCTTCAATTATCTCCCCCTTCCCTTATCTTAttgcctttctatttctctgtagggtaagatagtaTTCCATATGCCAATGAGTACATTATTCTTAGTAGAGCAGGtaaaaggaatatacttagaaagaTAGTGTGGAAGTAAGTtgtaatcagcttacttccccactatctttctaagtatattccttttaCCTGCTCTACCACTAAGAATAATGTTCAAGAAGTAGAGATaccctctttccatgtagaaggACAAACCTTTTTCCTCAATTAGGAAATAGTCAAGTggtatgaataggcagttctcagatgaagaaatcaaaactatcaataatgacATGAAAActtgttctaaatccctccttattagataaatgaaactgaaagcaactctgaggtaccactttacacctggaagattggtcaatatggcatcaaaggaaagtgacaaatgttggaggggatgtggcagaattgggacactcatacactgctggtggagttgtgaattgatccaaccattctggagggcaatttggaattgtgcccaaagggcttgAAAAGattacataccctttgatccagccacaccacttctggatttgtactccaaagagataagagggaaaaatacttgtacaaaaatattcatagtcacactctctgtggtagcaaaaattggaaaatgagggggtctccatcaattggggaatgactgaaaaaaattgtggtatctgatggtgatgg
It includes:
- the LOC100013556 gene encoding keratin-associated protein 4-2-like, translated to MVNSCCGSVCSDLSCGQDLCQETCCAPSCCRPNCCQSVCCQPSCCQTTCCRPTCCRPTCCVSSCCQPCCRPTCCRPACCRPSCCRPSCCRPRCCQSVCCQPTCCRPSCCQTTCCRTTCCRPSCCVSSCCRPSCCVSSCCRPCCRPSCCVSSCCRPCCRPSCCVSSCCQPCCRPICCQTTCCRTTCCRPACCGSSCC